A region of Loxodonta africana isolate mLoxAfr1 unplaced genomic scaffold, mLoxAfr1.hap2 scaffold_55, whole genome shotgun sequence DNA encodes the following proteins:
- the LOC135229810 gene encoding olfactory receptor 5D14-like: MIVIIKINPKSHTPMYFFLSHLSFVDFCYSSIVTPKLLENLVMADKSIFYFSCMLQFFLSCTAVVTESFLLAVMAYDHLVAIYNPLLYTVAMSQRLCALLVAGSYLWGMFGPLVLLCYALLLDFSGHNVINHFFCEYTALIAVSSSDIHIPQSLLFGFATFNEVSTLLIILTSYVFIFVTVLKIQSASGRRKAFFLHLCLPPDCHHHLPRDHPFPLLCA; encoded by the coding sequence ATGATAGTGATCATCAAGATTAACCCCAAAtctcacacccccatgtactttttccttagtcacctttcttttgttgatttttgttaCTCCTCTATCGTTACTCCAAAGCTACTTGAAAACTTGGTCATGGCAGACAAAAGCATCTTCTACTTTAGCTGCATGCTCCAGTTCTTCTTGTCCTGTACTGCAGTGGTGACTGAGTCCTTCCTGCtggcagtgatggcctatgaccactTAGTGGCCATCTACAATCCTCTGCTCTATACAGTGGCCATGTCACAAAGACTCTGTGCCCTGCTGGTGGCTGGCTCATATCTGTGGGGGATGTTTGGCCCCTTGGTACTCCTTTGCTATGCTCTCCTTCTAGACTTTTCTGGTCACAATGTAatcaaccactttttctgtgagtaTACTGCTCTCATAGCTGTCTCTAGTTCTGATATACACATTCCCCAAAGTCTGCTTTTTGGGTTTGCCACCTTCAATGAGGTGAGTACACTACTAATCATTCTTACTtcgtatgtttttatttttgtgactgtACTAAAAATCCAATCTGCCAGTGGACGTCGCAAAGCCTTCTTtctccacctgtgcctcccacctgacTGCCATCACCATCTTCCACGGGACCATCCTTTCCCTCTACTGTGTGCCTAA